The following coding sequences lie in one Xylocopa sonorina isolate GNS202 chromosome 7, iyXylSono1_principal, whole genome shotgun sequence genomic window:
- the LOC143425503 gene encoding beta-galactosidase-1-like protein isoform X2 → MRKIRAAGLNAISTYVEWSLHQPNENEWHWTGDADLVEFLNIAQEEDLFVLLRPGPYICAERDFGGFPYWLLTRDPNMRLRTNDSRYMQYAEKYLTEVFNKVRPYLRGNGGPIIMVQVENEYGSYACDTDYTSKLRDIMKQNVGTNALLYTTDGTAVSALRCGYIPKVYTTVDFGTNTNVTKNFQMMRLYQPRGPLVNSEFYPGWLTHWQEPFQRVNSGAVVKTLDEMLSLGASVNIYMFHGGTNFGYTSGANGNENTFSPHITSYDYDAPLTEAGDPTPKYFEIRNVVAKYLPLPNISVPTVSPKGDYGSILLSPVLKLFDPIGRQLFGTDAVESSNPLTFEEFGLPHWLLLYETNLPSKHADPAILHAVVRDRALVYVDNNLVGTLSRTRNMYDLSLEAPYAEQLKLLVENQGRLNYGKGLRDWKGFEQATLDGTSLGPWKMTGFRLDNMDPLINVESNTLKTGCLRDSPVILRGNFSIHGQPMDTYLNPTGWGKGVVFVNGRNLGRYWPLVGPQITLYVPASYLRTGSNELVLVELEYVPHSREMKLQNYADLDFSLADSKNADTGNNVNV, encoded by the exons ATGAGAAAAATAAGAGCGGCTggattaaacgctatttccac TTACGTGGAATGGAGCCTTCATCAACCAAACGAAAACGAATGGCATTGGACAGGCGATGCGGATTTGGTAGAGTTCTTGAACATTGCTCAAGAAGAagatttgttcgttcttttgagGCCAGGCCCTTACATTTGCGCGGAAAGAGATTTT GGTGGCTTCCCCTATTGGTTGCTAACACGCGACCCGAACATGAGGTTACGTACAAATGATTCGC GTTACATGCAGTACGCGGAGAAGTATTTAACCGAAGTATTTAACAAAGTTAGACCGTATCTTAGAGGAAACGGAGGACCGATAATAATGGTTCAG GTGGAGAACGAATACGGAAGCTACGCTTGCGACACCGATTACACGAGCAAGCTACGCGACATAATGAAACAGAACGTCGGAACAAATGCACTTTTGTACACGACCGATGGGACGGCTGTGAGTGCGTTGCGATGCGGTTATATACCGAAAGTTTACACTACCGTCGACTTTGGTACCAACACGAACGTAACGAAAAACTTCCAAATGATGCGTCTGTATCAACCGCGG GGCCCGTTAGTGAATTCTGAATTCTATCCCGGATGGTTGACGCACTGGCAAGAACCGTTTCAGAGAGTGAATTCCGGAGCAGTCGTGAAAACTTTGGACGAGATGCTGTCATTAGGTGCATCCGTTAACATATACATGTTCCACGGTGGTACAAACTTTGGATACACTTCTG GTGCCAATGGTAATGAAAACACGTTCAGTCCGCATATAACTTCATACGATTACGACGCTCCGTTAACCGAGGCTGGTGATCCGACACCGAAGTATTTTGAAATAAGGAACGTTGTAGCCAAG TATTTGCCACTACCAAACATAAGCGTGCCAACGGTATCTCCGAAAGGAGACTACGGTTCGATCCTCCTATCGCCAGTCCTAAAATTATTCGATCCTATTGGCCGACAATTGTTCGGAACGGACGCTGTTGAGTCATCGAATCCGCTAACGTTCGAGGAATTCGGACTGCCGCACTGGTTACTGCTTTACGAGACCAATTTACCCAGTAAGCACGCGGATCCTGCGATTCTGCACGCGGTCGTCCGCGACAGAGCGTTGGTCTACGTGGACAACAACCTGGTAGGAACTTTGAGTCGTACCAGAAACATGTACGACCTAAGTTTAGAGGCGCCTTACGCGGAACAGCTGAAGCTACTGGTTGAGAATCAAGGAAGATTGAACTATGGGAAAGGATTGCGCGATTGGAAG GGATTTGAGCAGGCAACTCTGGACGGCACTTCCCTTGGCCCATGGAAAATGACTGGGTTCCGTCTGGATAACATGGACCCGTTGATCAACGTCGAGTCCAATACGTTGAAAACAGGATGCCTTCGTGACAGTCCAGTGATTCTTCGAGGGAACTTTTCGATCCATGGTCAACCGATGGACACGTATCTCAACCCTACCGGTTGGGGCAAAGGGGTTGTCTTCGTGAATGGTCGTAATTTAGGTCGATACTGGCCATTGGTTGGGCCTCAAATAACGCTTTACGTCCCTGCGAGCTATTTGAGGACCGGCAGCAATGAATTGGTACTGGTAGAATTGGAATATGTGCCGCACAGCAGGGAGATGAAGTTGCAGAACTATGCAGATCTTGATTTCAGTCTTGCGGACTCGAAAAACGCAGATACcggaaacaatgtaaatgtctAA
- the LOC143425503 gene encoding beta-galactosidase isoform X1 — protein sequence MWSVLLTLAATGALGEVVNVPMNNDTKFGFEIDYANNQFLLDGKPFRYVSGSFHYFRTPRQYWRDRMRKIRAAGLNAISTYVEWSLHQPNENEWHWTGDADLVEFLNIAQEEDLFVLLRPGPYICAERDFGGFPYWLLTRDPNMRLRTNDSRYMQYAEKYLTEVFNKVRPYLRGNGGPIIMVQVENEYGSYACDTDYTSKLRDIMKQNVGTNALLYTTDGTAVSALRCGYIPKVYTTVDFGTNTNVTKNFQMMRLYQPRGPLVNSEFYPGWLTHWQEPFQRVNSGAVVKTLDEMLSLGASVNIYMFHGGTNFGYTSGANGNENTFSPHITSYDYDAPLTEAGDPTPKYFEIRNVVAKYLPLPNISVPTVSPKGDYGSILLSPVLKLFDPIGRQLFGTDAVESSNPLTFEEFGLPHWLLLYETNLPSKHADPAILHAVVRDRALVYVDNNLVGTLSRTRNMYDLSLEAPYAEQLKLLVENQGRLNYGKGLRDWKGFEQATLDGTSLGPWKMTGFRLDNMDPLINVESNTLKTGCLRDSPVILRGNFSIHGQPMDTYLNPTGWGKGVVFVNGRNLGRYWPLVGPQITLYVPASYLRTGSNELVLVELEYVPHSREMKLQNYADLDFSLADSKNADTGNNVNV from the exons ATGTGGTCGGTTTTGCTGACCTTAGCAGCGACCGGTGCCCTGGGAGAAGTGGTGAACGTACCCATGAACAAT GACACGAAATTCGGTTTCGAAATCGACTACGCGAACAATCAATTTCTGCTCGATGGGAAACCGTTCCGGTACGTGTCCGGTAGTTTTCATTATTTTCGAACGCCTAGGCAATATTGGCGGGATCGTATGAGAAAAATAAGAGCGGCTggattaaacgctatttccac TTACGTGGAATGGAGCCTTCATCAACCAAACGAAAACGAATGGCATTGGACAGGCGATGCGGATTTGGTAGAGTTCTTGAACATTGCTCAAGAAGAagatttgttcgttcttttgagGCCAGGCCCTTACATTTGCGCGGAAAGAGATTTT GGTGGCTTCCCCTATTGGTTGCTAACACGCGACCCGAACATGAGGTTACGTACAAATGATTCGC GTTACATGCAGTACGCGGAGAAGTATTTAACCGAAGTATTTAACAAAGTTAGACCGTATCTTAGAGGAAACGGAGGACCGATAATAATGGTTCAG GTGGAGAACGAATACGGAAGCTACGCTTGCGACACCGATTACACGAGCAAGCTACGCGACATAATGAAACAGAACGTCGGAACAAATGCACTTTTGTACACGACCGATGGGACGGCTGTGAGTGCGTTGCGATGCGGTTATATACCGAAAGTTTACACTACCGTCGACTTTGGTACCAACACGAACGTAACGAAAAACTTCCAAATGATGCGTCTGTATCAACCGCGG GGCCCGTTAGTGAATTCTGAATTCTATCCCGGATGGTTGACGCACTGGCAAGAACCGTTTCAGAGAGTGAATTCCGGAGCAGTCGTGAAAACTTTGGACGAGATGCTGTCATTAGGTGCATCCGTTAACATATACATGTTCCACGGTGGTACAAACTTTGGATACACTTCTG GTGCCAATGGTAATGAAAACACGTTCAGTCCGCATATAACTTCATACGATTACGACGCTCCGTTAACCGAGGCTGGTGATCCGACACCGAAGTATTTTGAAATAAGGAACGTTGTAGCCAAG TATTTGCCACTACCAAACATAAGCGTGCCAACGGTATCTCCGAAAGGAGACTACGGTTCGATCCTCCTATCGCCAGTCCTAAAATTATTCGATCCTATTGGCCGACAATTGTTCGGAACGGACGCTGTTGAGTCATCGAATCCGCTAACGTTCGAGGAATTCGGACTGCCGCACTGGTTACTGCTTTACGAGACCAATTTACCCAGTAAGCACGCGGATCCTGCGATTCTGCACGCGGTCGTCCGCGACAGAGCGTTGGTCTACGTGGACAACAACCTGGTAGGAACTTTGAGTCGTACCAGAAACATGTACGACCTAAGTTTAGAGGCGCCTTACGCGGAACAGCTGAAGCTACTGGTTGAGAATCAAGGAAGATTGAACTATGGGAAAGGATTGCGCGATTGGAAG GGATTTGAGCAGGCAACTCTGGACGGCACTTCCCTTGGCCCATGGAAAATGACTGGGTTCCGTCTGGATAACATGGACCCGTTGATCAACGTCGAGTCCAATACGTTGAAAACAGGATGCCTTCGTGACAGTCCAGTGATTCTTCGAGGGAACTTTTCGATCCATGGTCAACCGATGGACACGTATCTCAACCCTACCGGTTGGGGCAAAGGGGTTGTCTTCGTGAATGGTCGTAATTTAGGTCGATACTGGCCATTGGTTGGGCCTCAAATAACGCTTTACGTCCCTGCGAGCTATTTGAGGACCGGCAGCAATGAATTGGTACTGGTAGAATTGGAATATGTGCCGCACAGCAGGGAGATGAAGTTGCAGAACTATGCAGATCTTGATTTCAGTCTTGCGGACTCGAAAAACGCAGATACcggaaacaatgtaaatgtctAA
- the LOC143425506 gene encoding organic cation transporter protein, with product MKNTQTNSYAEVNGKQVSNGKQDVVDSSDEVDAVQEAIGNLGRWQIYVCLAISLVKFPIAWHQLAIVFMAAHQDYNCTAPARAEASDQCTVNVNGTMEECTEWEYDRSMFTETIISQWNLVCSRSHYANIQQSILMFGVLLGNIIFGNLADRYGRKMPLMVSVVLQLVSGIGCAIVPWFPALLLMKLLSAVATGGTMVTSYVICMEIVGTKWRAAITVLYQIPFSLGHMSLSGFAFIFRHWQHLQIAITVPSIVLLSYWWIVPESPRWLLAFGKQRAACKILQKAANINKIKNKNIPEMVRQHCLHQNSKRSNLDHKASFFDLFRTPNMRIKSLSIFFNWIVCGMGLFGMSQYIGQVGGNIFVNFAFSGAIQVPGNFVAWWAMNRLGRRITLICSNAITGVAALLLIVVSDDITWLRLILVSFGIVGMSVAFTTVYLFSGELFPTVVRNIGVGTSSMCARIGSVTAPFVVSLGQIQGWLPPLCFGILPMIGAALCFLLPETVGCTLPETLEDGENFGKKPEKIKKNAKDVEAEAAL from the exons ATGAAGAATACGCAAACCAACAGCTATG CGGAAGTGAATGGCAAGCAAGTCTCGAATGGTAAACAAGATGTTGTCGACAGTAGCGATGAGGTCGATGCCGTGCAAGAAGCTATCGGGAATCTTGGCAGATGGCAAATCTATGTCTGCCTGGCGATCTCACTGGTCAAGTTTCCGATCGCTTGGCACCAGCTGGCGATCGTCTTCATGGCGGCGCATCAGGACTACAATTGCACTGCGCCGGCACGCGCCGAGGCCTCTGATCAGTGCACAGTCAATGTCAATGGAACGATGGAGGAGTGCACAGAGTGGGAATACGACAGGAGCATGTTCACAGAGACGATAATATCGCAG TGGAACTTAGTATGCAGTCGATCGCATTACGCTAATATCCAGCAATCTATTTTGATGTTTGGCGTACTTTTGGGAAATATTATATTTGGCAATCTAGCAGACAG GTATGGCAGAAAGATGCCGTTGATGGTATCCGTAGTTCTTCAACTTGTCTCTGGTATCGGATGCGCTATCGTACCGTGGTTTCCGGCACTGTTATTGATGAAACTGCTCAGTGCTGTAGCTACCGGCGGCACGATGGTTACCAGTTATGTTATTT GTATGGAAATCGTCGGTACGAAATGGCGGGCTGCCATCACGGTACTTTATCAAATTCCATTCAGTCTGGGCCACATGTCGTTGTCtggattcgcatttatattccgtcACTGGCAACACCTTCAAATCGCTATCACGGTACCCTCCATCGTTCTTCTGAGTTACTGGTGGATCGTACCCGAATCCCCCAGGTGGTTGCTCGCGTTTGGAAAGCAACGAGCAGCTTGTAAAATCTTGCAAAAGGCAGCTAATATCAACAAGATCAAAAACAAGAACATTCCAGAGATGGTCAGACAACACTGTCTGCACCAG AATTCCAAACGATCGAATCTAGACCACAAAGCATCGTTCTTCGACCTGTTTCGTACACCCAACATGAGGATAAAATCCTTGTCGATTTTCTTCAACTGGATCGTCTGCGGTATGGGTCTGTTCGGAATGTCACAGTACATAGGCCAAGTTGGTGGCAATATTTTCGTGAACTTCGCCTTTTCTGGTGCTATACAGGTACCAGGAAACTTCGTCGCTTGGTGGGCGATGAACAGACTCGGTAGAAGGATCACGTTAATTTGCAGCAACGCAATTACTGGCGTTGCCGCTCTTTTGCTCATCGTAGTATCTGATG ATATTACTTGGCTTCGATTAATCCTAGTCTCTTTCGGCATCGTTGGTATGTCGGTCGCGTTCACTACAGTTTACCTGTTTTCCGGTGAATTGTTTCCCACGGTTGTTAGAAATATTGGAGTGGGCACCAGTAGCATGTGCGCCAGAATAGGCTCCGTCACGGCGCCATTTGTCGTGTCTTTG GGTCAAATTCAAGGCTGGTTGCCACCTCTTTGTTTTGGAATTCTCCCAATGATTGGTGCCGCCCTTTGCTTCTTATTGCCAGAAACTGTTGGATGTACTCTTCCAGAGACGCTTGAAGATGGCGAGAACTTTGGAAA GAAACCTGAGAAGATAAAGAAGAATGCAAAAGATGTCGAAGCAGAGGCGGCACTTTGA